The following nucleotide sequence is from Coffea eugenioides isolate CCC68of chromosome 3, Ceug_1.0, whole genome shotgun sequence.
CTTGTCTAAATCATGAAAAGTTTCAAGTTTGTCATCCACACGGATGAAACTATAGTGTCCATATTTGCATCATAGACGCCGTGATTTCACACACGCAATGTACGCATTGAGATTTTTAAGAGATTGGGAGTGTTCATTTTTCAGAAATTGAGATGGTGTTCACTTTAAGGGGTTGAGTATATGTAAAATTTATTAATAAGATTAAAATTAGATCGAGAGACTGAGGGTGCGTTTGAATAAATCGAAATCTGAAGtctgaatttattaaattattaagtattaaatctaatatatttaagtgtatatcacattcagtaataaatgaataatttatcacttaattttgggagcaagttttgtttagaaaattcagtgtcacttaattaattaagatgtttaatttttagttatcaaacgGTATGAATATATTatgatctgaatccattaattttaagtgctgaattgaattatcaaacatGGTCTAAGTCTTATTTAGGGTTGAATCGTGTTCAATTTGGTAAGAGTTCATTCGAACTTGGTTTTGTTAACTAGTTAAATTGTTATTGAACAACTTTTGTgttcaataattttgaaattcgataaaaaaaaaattcgtttAACCTCGATTGGACAACCAAACAAATCGAATTTGGACAAATTCTTAGATTCGTTAAAATAATCACACAAAGTTGAACACTAGCTATTTGATTTGATTAGGCTTGCGTGCACACTTCTAGTCATATTAGAACATCATTAATGACCATGGAAATTAGAAACGTTTATTTTCAGCAAACTCCGAATTAGGCCTGGGAATCGAAAACCACAACAATTAGCTTGATGAGGCCCAAAATATAGACAAGTCATCCTGAGGGATGACTATGTAATCTTGGGCCAACAGGTGGACCGGCAAAGCGAACTTTATCTCGGGGAAGTTGTATGGGCTGATTGACTAAGGAGTCTTATAGACCAAGTTCCAGCGTTTATTAAGTTTATCTTGAGCTCAACTCGCTAAAACATACAATATCATGATTATTAATCTAACAAAAATCTTGATCTAACTTAACACAACTAGACTACATGAAAAGCTGTCTGACGTGGACTACCAAAGTTTTCAAACTGAAAATACAATCCGTTCAGTAGTTGAGAAAGTAATTCAATGGTCTGTACTTTGCAGTATAGCTTAAATTAGTAATGTTGTGACATATTTAGGCATGGAAATTCTTCATTAAGTGCTATACAATAGATACAGACTTAAATCATGGCTCACGTCCTTGGTTTTAATAATTTTCATGTTTGTATCGATCACTCGTGTCGCCTTTTAGAGATAAACTCTTCAGGGCATTATCACAAGAAAATTGCCATAAGATTCATGTCATTGTTTGGATACCTcattatttggaaaaaattagTTCGCTTACATTacaaacatatttttcaattacttCTTTATCTTTTTAATTATCGCTTTATTTTACATGCATCACATCACAGCAGTGCTACAATAATATTATCATAAAAAGTTTTTCCAAATGACGAGGTATCCAAATTCCAAACATTGtccttttattcttttaaagtgttaagggaggagggtgagGAAAAAATATATGTATGTTAATTGGAGATATAGGTATCCATACCAACAAGCATGCTTGGTACGTTGCCTAAACTCAAATTCTTGCCGTGAAGCTCTTTACTATATTCAAGAAACTATTAAAGAGAGAAAAGCACAAAAAGGTCAGAAAGAAACATATCTTCTTGTGCATGTATGATAAAAACTGATGATAAAAACTTCTAATCCTCCATGGATAGAGTGCCCATAAAAGTGTAGGAGAATTCATTGAACAGTTTTGGTCCAGAACCATGGATCGCAATCATCCTCTTTTTCTTGAAGGCATTTATTATTGTTCTAGTGGTAGAAGTTTATCAGTCCATCACTGTTGAGTCCACAGCCCAACCACCCCCTCCACCCACCCGTGAGGAAATCACGCCGGCACAACTCTCAAGCACATCATTCAATGGATGAACGACAGCCTATCAAAATCCCAATAACAAAACCCATAAATGCCTCACAATCATACATATATCATGTCATATCATAGTCCTTTTGTCACTACTGCAAGTCCCACAGTGAAAAGACTTAAAAAGCTGTTCACCCTACCCTCCTTCCACTGGCTAACCAGGCAATAAAGATTGGGATTGGACCAATAAGTTGTAGTATAGTATAATACACTATAGTAAGTTGTTAGTATAAAAATTGTGGAGTACGTAATTCTGAACCGAATACTAGGTAAAAAATCTCGTGATCTCTTCTGCCACAGATACAATCAGACCAGAAAGCAGCAGTAAGCAAGCAGTACGGCGCAACTCACTTATCGGCGGCGTACGGACATGCATTATGTGCAACTGAGACATGGCAAAAAGACGATTCTTTCTTTGACAGACAGCCTACGAAAACATTACCCCTCTATCCATCTAATGCTACTACTTAGTATATTGCTATGTAGCCTCACAGCTCAAAAAGCCCATTGCTACTAGCAGCCGTGGGAACTTGTAGTAACAAAAGTTGCACcctttttgccaaatttttgaaCTTCGTGTTTGAATTATTGGTAGCTTTTTCTCCCTAATGGGCTAATGGCTCCTTACCCTTTTTCGATTTCTTGATTCTCGTTTCACATGAAAACTTTTTGTTCTTTCAGTACAATGGAGGAGCCTCCTCGCCTGCCCCTCCTCATCTTGACTAAATTCTAGCTACAAACAAGTCGTGTCTGTCTGTTTTGCTTCTTCTTTAGTCTTCCCAAGCAAAACCACAAAGGTAGCCGGACCTTGCTAGTAAATTGGATGAATAGACAATAGTTAATTCAAATTTTGACCTTGCTAGTAAAAATTGACATTTCAACTGGAATTGCCGCCTGTTAACTGAAGAGTGCAATTTGTTAAAATTAAATGAGCTGATTGGGCTTTCCTCAAGAAGAGATAAGGAATAGGGAGTTTTGGTTCGTAATTGGAGCATTGATTAATGAGTGGAAAGGACAGGGTCCTTGGAAATTGTTAGTTTTATGCAAGGGGCTGTGTTGCTCCGCTTATTTACGCCCTGAAACTGAAAGTGAATGATGGTTACAGTAATCAAACAATCTCAATCTCAGCTGTCACACCAAATCAACAATGGTGGTGGCCTTTGGGGCGCTTTCCAAGGTGATGACTATTATGGAGGTTCCCTTATCATTACCCTCTCCTTATCTAAGACAGCTACAACGTCCCACCCTCTGGGGTCTCTTCCTCCCTGCATCCTCCAACCACATCAAATTTGTAATGTTCTACTAACATACTACTATCTTCAAGGGATGTATATAAGTACTGATTTTCGATTAAAAACAGGCTTGGTCTTCGAGttttatttgcaaaaaaaaaaatgtttgaatTATATACTACAACGCACTTTTATTTTAAGAAATATTTTGTATGTAAAACCAAAAAATTacttaaaaagataaaaaagggATGTTAAAACATGTTCAAGAAATAATTGAAgattattggaaaattttttggattatttattGTAATACTATTTTTTTACGTGATTTAcgtaaaataaaaaggtgattgagaaaCGTATTttatgacaaataaaaaaattttcaaattcaaaatgattgtatatataaaagtgtttcatagataatTACTCGTTTTCTAATCAAAGAATTGACAGTTTCATTTATGTATGCATACTTCGCGGTAACTCTTGCTGGTTTTTGTTAGGTTAACTATTCAGTAACACAGCTCCTCGGAGAGATGCAGACACCTTAAATTATTGCAATTAGGATTAGACTGAGTCTACTACTAGTGTATATTGTATTTTCCATATAATCCAATACGTTCATGTCATGTTTATGGCGTAAGAATTCTGCAGATTCGCCATTATGAGGATTGAATAAGTTGCGAAAAAGATTTTTGGAAGTGGTGTTAATCAAAGATTCCAATGAGAATGAATTGGAAATCCAAGTAATCAATGCCTGCTCTCAAGTGGACGAAGAGTAGAAGAAAACTAATCCAACTATGGTCGCTTCAATATGCTAAAAATACCCTCTGTCCTCCACTCCTGAATTTCCATAGCACCCACCCAGTCTTAAAATCGtaatctgcaaaaaaaaaaagaaaagaaaaaaaatgtgaagCAAATTCAGTGGTTCATATTTCCTTTCATGACCGCGGGGAAGTTGGTGGAAGGTTTGTGTCACCATTAACTCCTCAGCTTGCCCTATCCAATTGGACTCGTGAGTTGTTGTCCCTATTATTAATTCTTCTTCTTGGATTTGTTCATTGCTGTTGTTTTCTCCACCGTCAACTCTAAAATACCAAATGgcattttctaatcaagaaccAAAGATCATGTCCAACTCAAACGGATAATTGAGAATTAAACGCCAAGATTCTGAAAGCATGACTTTGAAAAGTGAAGTTTTAACAAAACTCGTACACTTCGTTGTTAATCAACCCTTGAGCTTGAGAGtgaccttgtttggattgtaatttttctaaaaaataaaaatttatattttttatgaaaaaaatttttaatcatcttttcaTTTTATATGCATCAAATCATTACAAATATATTTAtggggttaattccactttgtcccctcaAACTATATCCGAAATCCCACTTAAgttcctaaacttcaaaatgggacacttaaatccttAAACTACAAAATTCATTCCATCATAGTTCAATTTTTGACGGAATGCACAAAACCTAACAGAATGGTTCTCAATTCTGTtagttattattataattaaagttaaccAAATCTAGCAGGGatataaatataatttcacGAGACGTAAGACAAAAAAAACCTTAGAAATTtgtaattaaacaaaattttcttttcttcgccttcttctttctatttttcctGCGTCTTCTTCCTCCTTCGTTTTCCTTCTCCCCTGAAGCACATCATCAGAAATCAAAAGCCCATGTTCTTCCTTAGGAGCACAACAacaaatttttcagatttttcttcAAGGCCACCGTTCTAATGTGCGCGATTCTTTCTACCTTGGGTTTTCTCTTCATCCTttattcttaaattttttttggccGGGTATTCCTCTGCTATTTCTGCTCCTAACGCCATACTAGTTTTTATGCTTTGCCAAATCCAACGCTCATTTGTTAGCTCATACAGACATATCTACTACACAAGCAGTTAAAAAGGTTTGGTGGCTGCGTACACTCGCCTAAGTGGGAGAGTAGAGACCTCAAAATGCCGCATCTCAGCTCTAACTTCTTAAACCCTCGGATGCCACAGAGCCACACACCCACCCCTACCCCTCCCCCGGGTCATCGTGTCATCAGATATTCTTCATGGCCATCGATGCTCTGCCCATCCACCACAACACCACCGCACCACCTCCTCCCCCACCGCCCCCCACCAAcgtccaccaccaccacccatTCTCCTTATTCACCCATTTCTACTGGGGTAAAGATGCCGAAATACTCTTCTCCGGATGGCCCGCACACAACTCCGCCATGTATGCACTAGCCCTCCTGTTTGTATTTTTCTCAGCTATTCTCCAACATCAACGTTTTCAGACCCAGATCCAAACGCGTAGTCGCAATTCTTTTCCAGATGGGGATTTGCGCAATTCGGGCAAGGTTCGCGTATCTGGTGATGTTGTCCAtgattcttataatggaggaattTTCATCGCTGTTGTGGTAAGCCATGCGATTGGATACGTGGTTTTCGGGAGTCTCGTATCCATCTTCAGAAAAGGTTCCGCTAATCCTGAAAATTAAGTTAAACACGATGGATCCTTTGTGAAGTGAAGTGAAGTGAACAGAAACTATGCCCTAATCTGTGTCAACAGATGTGGAGAAAGCTAAAGCTAAAGCTCAAATTGAGGTTGATGTTCACAACACTCGTAATGCTGCTTTTATGGGTTAAGGATTCCAAAGAGACCAGTCCGAATTACCTCTTCCTAGTTATGGGGATGTTGTGAAAGAGTACACTATATACTACTACCTATGTCAAATTTCTTCCTGGCACTGTTATTTTTCCTATATCTAAGAATTTGGGTCAGATctatttattataaattttgatatatagATGGTCAATTGACATTACGATTTATGGCTTTGAAGATTTATTTTGCATTTGGGTTCTGGTTAGTTTCAGGATTTCTCATTAAAAATTAAAGATTAAAACAATAGGGAAGAAACAGAGGAAAGGAGAATGAGAAGAACAGAGGAAAAAAAGCGaatgaagaagaaggagaaaaggGGGTAAAATTATCTTTATGTCCCtatctttttggtttttttgttttgggtctTATTAAAATTACATTTATGTCCCTATTAGATTTggttaactttaattataataataactaGCAGAATTGACAACCATTCTGTTAGGTTTTGTGCATTCCGTTAAAAATTGGACTATGGTGGGACGAATTTTGTAGTTTaaggatttaagtgtcccattttgaagtttagggacttaagtgggatTTCGGATATAGTTtgaggggacaaagtggaattaaccctatatttatatatattttttacaaaaactctaaaaataacaattcaaactACCTCAATTTCAATGCATACCATGTATGGTCAAACTCGGCTGCTCTTAAAGAGCACCTATCGATAGAGCTGTAAACGAGCTGAATCGAATCGAGTATCCCATGATTGAATTCTGTTCGTTAAGTGATTCGAACAACGTTCGCGTTCGTTCGTTAATTTTTGAACTCTAAACATGTGTTCTTGTTCGGCTCGTTAAGCAAAGTTCGTGTTCGAATTCGAGTTCGAATTCAACTCGTTTAACATAAACAAGTCGTTCGCGAACATGTTCGAAATACTCGAATCCAATTTATTTTAAACCTTAAATATGTCATGCAAATCATTAatcattctaaaaaataattaaagtacaaagtgactaaattctattatttattaactatataactaacattaacataaaaacaacaaataaaacaaagcaatttgccttccaaatataaaagtccagccataaaattaaccctaaaatttgtcaaatgataATTATGTCCATGTTCGCGAACAttcgttaaaactcgcgaacattcgttaaaactcgcgaacatACTTGTGTTCGCTCGATtattaatcgaacaaaaaaattcGTTCGAACTCAGTTCGTTTTAAATTTCGAACGATCCCTTTCACGAACACGAACGAGTCGAAACGAACCGAGATACCAAATAGCTCGATTCGTTTAACAGCTCTACCTATCGATAGCCTACTGTAAGGACTTGGCATACAATTGCGGTAAATGGTTAAtaggataatt
It contains:
- the LOC113765008 gene encoding copper transporter 6-like — its product is MAIDALPIHHNTTAPPPPPPPPTNVHHHHPFSLFTHFYWGKDAEILFSGWPAHNSAMYALALLFVFFSAILQHQRFQTQIQTRSRNSFPDGDLRNSGKVRVSGDVVHDSYNGGIFIAVVVSHAIGYVVFGSLVSIFRKDVEKAKAKAQIEVDVHNTRNAAFMG